GGTAGGTAGATTCATTTATTGCGAATTTAAGATTTTGTTCTGATTTCCGATCGGAAAAATAGGATTTGGACTAAGACGTGCAGAATTACCTAAGCTAACTTAAAGAAAAGTGTAAATGTGTGTTTTGTAAAGATTCTCGAAGTTATACTCTAAACAACTTAGATTTTATTGATATTGTATTTCTCtcataaatataagttttttataatgaaaagacACCGTGCCAGGAAAAAGTGAGAGAAGTTATCAAATTAGTATAAGTTTATGACAAGTACAGCAAATTGTGAAAATACTAGAGATCGTAGACCTTAGAACAGTTTCATGATTAATCCCCATGTAATGCACTGAGTTTCTGCATTATTGgtattaaatatgtttcaaattTCTAAGTGCTCTAGCCCCGTAAATGATGGCTACCAAgacattatatatatactttctttttcatatttattcatgtattgttattgttgaattatgtgtttttttcccttattatatatattaataggGGCACACACACATACAGAGACGTAGCTGGGTCAAATTTGCAGTGAAGCGCTTTGTTGAAGAAATGGCAGAGTTGCACATAAGAATGGAAACATGAAGGGGACAGAAGCTGTTTTTAGTTGGActtttggaagaagaaaaagacgtTGTCATATGATGGTAGGAGGCATCCTCACTTTGACATCAACATAATTCCATCACCTACTCAttaccttctttcatttttcatccATCTTCTCTTTTTAAATCAAATACAAATGTATTTCCCTCCattatctcttctattataatACTTTTCTGCTATTTCATCACAGAAAGCTAAGTATACAGATGTTGCATTGCATACCAAAACCCGGGAGATATGTTATTATATACTGAATAATTCACTCATATGAGTGTGCGTCTAAATCTTATAAGAAAGTTGAATAAGGATAGAAgattcataattttattgttgtaAAGGTTGTGGATTACAAGAatgtcaatattttatattgattgaattcatattttattgatattgttgttttcttatgaaatttttttccgAAAATTTATCTATTAGAattaataattagttaattgctttaaaattttagataaagaaggatataattttttttataggatTAGACTCGTATTTTCATTCATGttatatctttttataaacGTGTTTCTCGATAAAATCAACAACTAATTCATTGACATATAATATGAGTGTTATATCAAAAGTTTTCTTTaacaaaagttttaaatattccGTTGAAGTTGAAATGAACAACTACAACATGAAAGAAACTcattattaacaaaaacaaaatgttaaaaatttaagtttgagtctaaatattatgtttgattaaaaataaaaatattaaatatccaTAAATTCATTATCAAAATGTTTTAGATTAAAAGTAACGTTTCTTATTGGTATTGTTATTTTTCTCATATAATTTGTGCCGAAATACCAGTCAGCTATGTTATTATATGCAGAATAGTTCATTACCAATAGATATAACAGTATTAAGACTGTGATTAAGCTTATACTGCATATCTCTGTTAAAAGAGCACCAAAATTATTCCCTCGTTACCAGTTTAACTTTAAGATtctattttcactttttaactTTAACATGCTAAAAGTGGAGAAAGAACCGTTACCAGTTACCATGAACTAAAGTGAACAATGACGAGGCATATAACATGGAAATTGGTTAACCAGTACTTTGCAATAACTGATACGGAAACAGTGGTGGAGCCATGTATATGTTGATTTGAGGGGCACAGGCTCCACCGCATTTCTTCTTTTAATCAAAGTGTTACATTCACAATATTATCTCATCCCatattcacaaaaataattgTTACTTTAGAACATATTTCTAAATCAAACCAataaagtgtttttattttatcagtaaaaattagaattacttcattttcaaaattttgatataatttaatttcaaaattttgatttaatttagttattcgaattaaaaatatatatataaatttaatttttttaaccaagttttattaaaataatatttaatttgtttatattatttaatatatttttttatttaatgaaaaatacatttaaaacatatttgagttatttatattgtttaacacatttttttattaaaaaatatacttgaaatataaaataaattaaataaaatttaattacaaaactaaatcttatatatttctaaagttaaaatattaaattggatcaaaagtttcgaaaagattaattttaatttttactacaAACAAAAGACCAAAAGATGCtgtatttttactaaaaataaaagactaaaatatatttagttttttttttcgaacAAAACCCTTGttttaaaagtttagaaacctgttttaatttgttttagaaaaatttataaatttgattatattaaaagtttaaattaaagatattgtcaatttttcatatgattcatgtttcattattttgttttttttttcaataaatttgtcctcaaaattttcaaagtcaAATGTTTAATAATGATGACTATTTCAAACTAATCtatgtattaaatatgtttcaagGAAAGATAAGACAAACATTACCATTATACATATATTTGCAGAAAAATAAGTGGAAATGAAGATAGCAAGATGAAAATGCTTCTTCAAAACGGGTCCAGCTCTCAAATCAGTTCataaaatctatatttaaaACCCAATGAAAAACATTAATTGATGTAtacataaacctgtccaacatcttttaatttgaaaatacatattttaactCAATAAGATCACTTATTCGTcataaatgtaatttaaataaaacattttatgtgGGTCTTGATCTCATGAAAAATGAGAAATTCAAGCTCAAGAACAGTAAACAAATATATTGTGAACAAAATAACCATGATATGTTTAATTATACTTCAAAAAATTTTAATAgctaacatatttattttaatttcaagtatTTAATATTACTAATCAAATAAACGCATCATCTTCAGTTAAATAcagttatattttgaaaataactgAAATATTAGGTTAATGCTTAACTATTAATAAATGGAATTTATTTTACTAAGTataatgtatattatttttgcCAAAAATCAATAATgactttatcttttatatatatatatataattatttatttatttatcttaataacAATTTACATCAATTAATAACTAATTAGATTGAAAATGTCATTAACtttaaagaaaatgtgtttCTCTAACCCCTCCACTTAAAATATCAGGCACCAACTCTAATTATATGAATACACTGCAagttaattacatattttaatataaaacgtgtttgaaaataatttaaaatttatcttttgtaGTAAACTTTTCATTTAATTGTATTACTTTTGAATGATTCGTTATCTTGTAATGATGATATTTGTATTACTAGTTGGTTAATGCACCAAGGTCTCATTCCCAAATAATTGTCACCGTGTTATAAAATTAGAACCACACAGTTATCTTATTTAAGTTTtgtatatttacatttaaaattatatcattggcttaaatgtatatttcatttaattaaatctgtgactaatataatcaatttaacTAAAAAGACCACAACAAGACCATTATActtcatttattataaaaataatgatacttaaatttaaacattttaaatttatttcatataacattacataatttaagttaaaatagaaaatttaattattataattgttttgttttgttcaaCCATATTCGTATATTCGTATCCTCGTATAAGTTGAgttcattttattaaaacttttaattagtatcaaaacatacaaacaatacaatgtattaaaaaaagtagATTATTCTacatcatttatttatataaaatttgaatttgagaaaatgacttatgtataatatattatttttcaatttaaaacacAGAAAAGTCAAACATGaccataattaatataaaaattaacattttcatattataataacAGGACTAAAATTATCCCTTTACCCTAAATTAAAtatctacaaaaaatatttatttttaaaaatcaattatatctatataaatTGTGAGTgtaataattaaactaaaatagctaaataaattgtatttatatattcacTTAAATGCCCATTAATGTATTCTTCCTTATGGTTGGTATTGTTATCGaagtttttctctctctctagagtttataaatagtaaaagaaaattaaaaaaatgacgattatttttgtttaagataaaattaaagaataattcataaaaaaaatattgttataacGAAACtgaaaaattcataaaatgcCGTGTTTTTGGGCGGATACACAGTTGGGAGAGCATTGGTGTGAGAAATCAATTTTGGAGCCAAACAGCATTACCTGTGGTTTGTTGCGTGAAGTGACTGAAGAAACAAACTAGGTGTTGTCACTCAGATCTGTTCCATTCCCTCGCCAATCCAATTTCTGTTCGCACATTTCGCGTGCCCTAAGCCTCGTCTCCTTCGGTATGGGagacgacgacgacgacgagGTGCTCGGTTGCGCCACCACCGCTTCTGGTCAATCCGCCTCCACCAACAGCTTGCCACCTCCTGCCGATAACACACTTCTCAAATTGAACCATCTCGACTTACACGCTGATGACGCTGGATCACAAGCCTCTCTTGCGTCTGTGCACTCTGTTCTATTATATTCTCTTCCTATGACGCATAATGCtgtttagttttgtgaatttCATTTCTATTatctcaaaatttaatttaatttaatttaattcgaTTATCTCCGCAGTggcaagaagaaaaagagaggccAGCGAGCAGTTGGACCTGACAAGAGTGGAAGAGGTCTCCGACAATTTAGCATGAAAGGTAATTTTCATCTGGTCAATTTGTTTTCTGGATTGGACCTTTTCTAGTTGTTAACTTTTAGCTATCGCGTATTGAATGTGAAATTTGCAATCATAGTGTTTGGAATTGAATTTTTGTGTTTAGTAGGTAGACGTTATTTTTGTAGgtaatgaatataattttgttcTGGCTTTGCTTCTCATTTATTGTTTCATGTCTCCAGTGTGTGAGAAGGTAGAAAACAGGGGAAGAACAACTTACAATGAGGTTAGGTGGTTACTTTAACTCAATTTTTGCAACATTTGAATTGATAGCTTGCTTTGGTTTCAGCATCATAGAATTAGAATCCGTGTCCTTCCATCTCGAGtttgatttgattattttaatattgtaggTGGCAGATGAGCTTGTTGCTGAATTTTCTGATCCAACCAATAGTGAATTAACCCCTGATCAGGTTTTCTATCCATCATATAAACAATTTCAATATTATATGCAATTCACAAATTGAAGATTTAAAATGAGTTTTGTGGACTTACTTTTGGCGATGAACATTTGTCAGCAACAATATGATGAGAAAAACATCCGTCGAAGGGTGTATGATGCTCTGAACGTTCTCATGGCGATGGACATTATTTCTAAGGATAAAAAGGAAATACAATGGAAGGGACTTCCTCGTACTAGTGTGAATGATATTGAAGAAATAAAGGTTTGTCCACAGTCTGGAGTTGTTTAGTCTGCTCAATTTGGCTTATGCTTATCCTGCAGTGATGTTGTGAGATGTAAATGTATTTGATTCCAACAGACAGAGCGTCTTGGGCTAAGGAAtagaattgaaaagaaaacagCCTATCTGCAGGAGCTCGAGGAGCAAGTGAGTCCCGCCCTCTCTATAAAAGATTAAACATGGGAATGAATTTGTGGACTTGGGAAATTGGTCATATTGAATACCCTAACAAATTACATATGTTTTTGTTTAGTTTCTGTTTGCTAATTAATTGTATTGTTATGTCAAGTTCGTAGGCCTTCAGAACCTTATTCAAAGAAATGAGCAGTTGTATAGCTCAGGAAATCCTCCCAGTGGAGGTGTATCTTTGCCTTTTATTCTGGTACAGGTATATCATCACCCCATTGCCTAGTGTTTTTGTTTCTGATAGGGAATGCTGCTCAAGTTTaccttgaatattattttaattatgaaaccATTACTCACTGCATCTGTGATAGTAAGTAGAAACTGGCTCAGAATTATAGATTGCAAAGCTTCTATTAAACAGAAAAAGAGTACAAATAATTCCCTGGACATTCGAGAGGCCTGTTCATTCCCACAACAACACTAATTCCCTCTCAATTCACACCATAAAATCTCCcctttaaacttttttttcttatttatctgCAACATgcctcatttttaaaatatcttagtTTCGAACTATCTTTTCTGCTAACTAACTATGGTGGTTAGTTACCTATTAAGCATCATAATGAATTCGCTTGAAATATGTTTTCACTTTCTCTGTGAGTGTACATTTAAATTTGTCAACTGAATGCTGTATAAACTATATGGTAGAGGAACATTATCAACTCGTATTGCTAAGTTCACCTAACTCAGTCTGCCTTTGTATCTACTGAAGGCTTTTATTAGTAAGTTCACCTTAATCGGATAGCTGTGGTGGTAGAGAACTGAAGGCTTTTATTGGTAGAGGAACATTATCGACTTAATTAATCAATCTCATATTTCTGGTCTTTTAAAACTGCAGACACGTCCTCATGCAACTGTAGAAGTGGAAATATCAGAAGATATGCAGCTTGTTCATTTTGATTTCAATAGGTAAGAAAGCTACTATTGCTTCACCtggaattctttccaaatgatgTTTATAGTGTTAGTGATATCACAAAGTCAAGAAGCTCAAACTAGTGCATCCTATTTTGGTTAAACAGTCAAACATCATGGCTAGTACAAGAACGTTCTGGCAGAGAAGTTGGGAAGTGGTTGTGGTTGCATAGTTTTTGTCCCGTGCTGGGAAATGTATCTGCCCCTAACTATTTattccttttcttctctctgtAGTACTCCTTTTGAGTTGCATGACGACAATTATGTTCTCAAGGCAATGAAATTTTGCGAGAGACCACAGCAAGATAACACGACACACAATTTTACCGTTGGAGGAGAAGGTTCTAGCATGTCAGGCTTGTGCCAACCACAGGCTCCTTCTACAAATCTAAAAGTGACAAATAGGCCTCCAACCTCACCTCCTCTCCCTGGCATATTAAAGGCAAGGGTTAAGCAAGAGCATTGATCTGTAAGTTTATCATATTATGTTGTCTTATGTAAGCATGGTTGTATATTTTGTAGAGAAATTGGCTTCAGTCGGTAGACCGTCATAATAGTTATTCAGCAGTACAGCCAAATCATTCTGTAGGTTAGAAGCAGATCGGTATGTCTTCTTTATTGTTAGCGGTAGACTTTGGCACCCTCGTTGCTCATCATCCATCATTGACTACCTTAACTTCTTTTATTTCCAACATATTTTCACTGTAATTTTCCCGTCTCATAAATTGGTTTGTGACAGTCCATAGATCATGGAACGGAACCTAACAGCATAggattgattttttaattttctgttttatagTGTACAGGTTTTCTGCTTATTTGGTATCTGGACCAATGCTATTGTTTGTTTTGTAGCATTGGCCTGGGCCCTCTTGCTAATTCAAAATAACTTTGATGGAAATTTTGCACCTTACATCCATTCTTCTTGTAGAAGACGATTAAcagaaaaattgatttatatttaattgagtGTGTCTAGAATCTTGTTCATGTAGCAGTGTTGTGGCAGTTTTAGTATCAGTAGTTCTAAATTCATCTCCGAAAAATTTATTGGAATGTATTACTTACTGGGAATGCGAAAGTTTTATCCTGATTCTTGAGGAATAATTGACGTTGGTCGCATTGACGCTTCTTCCAGGATAGAAAGGAATTCTTGTTTATAGAAGCCCATGTTACAATAATGTGTCCATCTCTATCTTGATAGGCATTAATTGGGTGTTTTTGTTTACCATTCACTAGTGTTACTGTATATGTAATGAAAAAGTGTCTTGATATGTTTGGATAATCGTCTTTTTTAGGTTATATCATCAGGAAAAAGACATGTACTGATTAAGAGCAATGAATATTCTTGTTTACATAATGATTATATTCAAATTGCGATTACCAACATTAACTGAGGTTTTTTAGTGTCAATCACGAGACATACAACActtgaatatgattttattttgggcAAAATTTTACTTGGTGAATTAATTCTCTTTGATAAGGTTTACATGGTGcatataatttttactttttgggGATTTTAATGGGTTTGGTACTCATTAAGTGTAACTGTACACAGTCAAGATATCAAATGGTTTGACGTGTTTGTCTCTGCATCAAATACGCACTCACGTCAAAATAATTGATGCATGCAACCAAACGTGTGCTTAGTGTGGGGTTGGATGTGTTTTTAACGAAGGAAATCAAGTTCAAATTGTATAGATATTTGCTGAGGGGAACATATCAAAAAGCAATTTATCGTGTCTCAGCACATATGAGAAATatctaatgaaaatataaattaattatagaaaatataaattatttatagaaaatattatttgttatataaaaatctgctacttatttagtatttatatttgaaatcatTTAAACCACCAATAAATTGCATTTAATGTTCATAAAGTGAaagtttcattttaaaatgtttttgctATTCATGTAATACAACATGTAATGTTTAAGAATATGATAAATAGTTCTAGTAATATGTacataatacttttttttaatattttatttttaatctgcCATTCAAAGTTATaatatttagattaaaaattaattgtatttttttctcttattgttattgatatttttgttttgcacATTATTATGTACTACATGTTCCTTTACAcaagaatataatttaaaataagaattatcactatctttttaataattggTAGGTAGATAGAAAATACCTATAATTTTTTTCCTCAtcactatattatatatatatataaacatgcaCCCACACAAAATACGTAAAGCTATATTTGGATGGAGTTATCTTTGTGACAAGTGAACGTATTTCACAAATAGGATAATCCAAAGGCATAATTATGGAAAAAAGGTTTCTtgtgataatttatttaaatattatactcAAATGTtagtaaataattttctaaCAAACACATAATTAGTTGATGAGATTATAcgtttcaacaaaaaaaaaattgaaaagattatATCAGCTTAGTAAGCCATTTTAAGTGGATTGACTAATATGGGATTGTATCTCATAGTAAAGTCATTTTGAGTTTGAATCCTAAATATGAGATGCTAAAAAGAActaaaaaagtgtttttttggtaatttttatttttattccagAAAGTTAATTAATACAGAATAAGTtatttcagataattcaaatgaAAACATTAATTTGAATGTTTTCTCCGTCATTTTAA
The Vigna angularis cultivar LongXiaoDou No.4 chromosome 5, ASM1680809v1, whole genome shotgun sequence genome window above contains:
- the LOC108339551 gene encoding transcription factor-like protein DPB, coding for MGDDDDDEVLGCATTASGQSASTNSLPPPADNTLLKLNHLDLHADDAGSQASLAGKKKKRGQRAVGPDKSGRGLRQFSMKVCEKVENRGRTTYNEVADELVAEFSDPTNSELTPDQQQYDEKNIRRRVYDALNVLMAMDIISKDKKEIQWKGLPRTSVNDIEEIKTERLGLRNRIEKKTAYLQELEEQFVGLQNLIQRNEQLYSSGNPPSGGVSLPFILVQTRPHATVEVEISEDMQLVHFDFNSTPFELHDDNYVLKAMKFCERPQQDNTTHNFTVGGEGSSMSGLCQPQAPSTNLKVTNRPPTSPPLPGILKRNWLQSVDRHNSYSAVQPNHSVG